The genomic interval ACCTAATCTTAATTTCAAAGAATTAACGACACTTTCCGTTGGTAAAAATTCATCAAGGCTATATCCTACAGCTGCTGAAGGAAAGTATCCTACTCTATTATCTTTTACAAAAACCGAAGAAGCATCACGTCTTGTAGTCAAAGTAACGGACAAATTGTCATTGAAGATATATTCACCACGAAGCATAAAAGACTGAAGTTCTTGTTGTGCAAAATTACTAGCGTAATTTTTACTAGATGCATCAGCAAATTGAGCAAAATAGTAGCCTACTGGACCTTTAATATTTAATCCAGAAAATGAATTGATGTAGTTTTTAGAGTTATTATACTCTTGAACACCTGTAATTTTCAAGTCATGTTTCCCAAATTCTTTATGCCATGTCAAAATATTAGACATTTGATACGAAGTAAATTTGTTTGTATTAAAACCCGCAGATGGGAGGTTATTATTATTCTCAACAAAATAGTTTTGAGTACTATTGTTATTAATCGCAGATCCAAGAACTAAACTGTAAGTAAAATCTTTTGATATATCATAACTTAAGTTAAAAGTAGCATTCAACACATCTTGAATTTGTTGAAAATCACTATTATTTAAAGTATAAACAGGGTTTTGGTTCAAAGAAGCTACACTCCTTATAGAACGCAAATTGTATTCTCCGTTTGTATTGTAAACAGGAGTAGTTGGATCCCATGTCAAAGCCTTGTAGATAATACTACCTTGTGTAGTACCAAAAGTTTCAAAGTTATTATGGTTTTGAAAACGGTTTACAAATAGGTTGAGCCCTACTTTTAACTTATCATTTACTTGAGCTTCAACATTTGAACGTGCAGCAAACTTTTCGGCATTTGTATTGATCACAATACCTTCAATATTATTGTAGTTACCAGAAATAAAATATCTTAATTTCCCTTCGGATCCACTTGCTGAAATTTGTAAATTTTTTGAAACTCCTGTTTTCAATATTTCTCTTTGATAATTTGTCCCGCCTTGTGCTTCAATTGCAGCAATATCTGCCGCTGTATAGAAAGCAGTACCTCTACGAGCATTTTCAATTCGAGCAAAATCCCCTACATTATCAGCCAATGTTGGTAGGTATTTTGGGATGGTTGCGATAGACGTAAAATAATCTACATTAATTTTTCCTTTACCCGAACCTTTTTTGGTAGTAATCACAATCACACCATTAGACCCTCGAACCCCGTAAACAGCAGTAGCAGAAGCATCCTTCAAAACATCCATCGAAGCAATATCGTTTGGATTTAAAGTACTTAAATCTCCTCCAATCATTCCATCGATTACAACAAGCGGATCATTACTACCTGTAATAGAGTTTACCCCTCTCACACGTACTTTAATTTCCCCTCCTGGAGCACCACTAGATCTAGAAACCATTACACCAGAGGCTCTACCTTGCAGTGCTTCTTCAACACGTACAACAGGCTGATCTGCAAATGACTTAGCAGTAACCTGACTTACAGCACCTGTAACATCTTTTTTCTTCGCTGTTCCGTATCCAATTACGACTACTTCATCTAAAGAAGCTACATCTGGTGCCAACTTAACATTAATTGTATTTGACTTTCCTACTTTAATAGATTGGGGATTATAACCTATGAATGAGATTAACAACACATCTCCTTCTTTAGCACCAATGGTAAATTTTCCATCAATATCTGTTGAAACTCCTGATTTTGTTCCTTTCTTGAGTACGTTAACCCCTGGAACTCCTTGACTAGTCTCGTCTGTCACTCGACCCGAAACTTGTTGAGCATAAAATTCTTGAACACTCATCAATGCCAAGAAAAGACCTAAGTAGGTGCTTTTTTTCAAATAAATTGAAATTCTTTTTTTCATAATTTTTAGTTGTTTTGGTTTTTAATATGGTTTTTTGTTTAATGTAGGTTATTAGTAATGGCAACTCTAGTCTTATAAAGTGCGTATTTCTTTAATTAATCAAATTAACATAAATTTAAGATATTACTTTAGCTAAAAATTACCTCTATTCAGTTCTAATTTACCCTGAAGCTATCAAGAATTAAATTAAATAAACTTTTAATCATTGATCAAAAGCAATGATTTCAATGAAAAACAAACGCATTTAACTAAAATTAATCATTTTCTATAAAACACAATTTAGATCCAAATAAGAAACAAGTTTCAATATTGAACTTTGTAAATATATAAAAAAATGTTAACACGTTGCTTCTACTTGACAAAATATTTGAAAAATCGCATAAAAAAAGTAGCAACTAACACAAATGTATTAGTTGCTACTTTTTTTAAAACTATAAAACTAGTCTCCTACCTCTGATACAACAATGACTGAATGACTTCAAAAGACAAACTTTGGTCATCATTAACAAAATATTTCAATAATGCTTCTCCCCAAATTTCACCGTCGCTATAATCTACGATAATCCAACGGTGATTGAGAATTTTAACTTTATTGATTATAAATTTATTCGTGCCTATTTGGTCTTGACCTGAATAAGGATTCCCTTTGGGATTGGAATTAAAATCCATCAACTTTTCCGTTACATGCGGAATTAATTTTTCATATAGTATCGTTTTATCCGGATTACTATTTTCAAAATAGTTTTGTGCATTTTCATTTTTATCTAATGAAAAATAGTTAGCATCAGTCAATTTAGCAGCAACAGCATTCAAGCTGTCTTTCAGTTTCTTGGTCACTCTTGTATAACGCTCTTGCTCGAATTTAACTTCTGAATTGTAATAAGCGTAAGTAAAAACATTGATAAGTACCAACAAAATAAAAACATAGAGTAATAATGATCTTTTCATTTTAAAATATAATTATAAAGTAATTTCTAAATTATCGTAAGCCAGAAAAACATTTTCTGGTAATTTTCCTTGTACCTCTTCATGAAAACCCATGATGTGGCTTATATGTGTCAAATAGGCTCTTTCTGGTTTCACCAATGCAATAAAATCCAGCGCTTCCTGCAAATTAAAATGTGAAAAATGGGGTTCTTCACGTAAAGCATTCACTACCAAAACTTTTAGGTTTTGAAGCTTATAAATTTCCTTTTCTTCAATAGTTTTCACATCTGTTAGATAAGCAAAATCATCAATTCGATACCCAAAAACCTGTAAGTCACCATGTAAGACATCTACTGGAATGATTGTTTTATTCCCTAAAACAAAAGGATAACCATTCGTTACTTCAAAGGTTTTAACAGAAGGAGCCCCCGGGTATTTATTTTCGGTTTGAAAAACATAATCAAAACGTTTTTTAATATTCTCGATAACCCTTGGATGCCCATAAAAAGGCATTTCACCTTGTCTAAAGTTAAAAGGACGAATATCATCAATACCTGCCGTATGATCAGCATGTTCATGTGTAAAAAGAATCCCATCTACTTTTTTACAGTTGGCTCTTAACATTTGTTGTCTAAAATCAGGACCACAATCCACTACATACGAGTGCTCTCCCCATTGAATCCAAATAGACACCCGTAATCTTTTATCTTTCTCATCAGTGCTGAGACACACAGGATGATCACTACCTATTATTGGAATCCCTTGAGAGGTTCCTGTTCCTAAAAAATATACTTTCAAATCTCTTTATTTTTTTTACAAAAATAACATTAAATCTCTTTCATTAGTTATCAAATTCATTAACTTTGTGACATATTCGCCAATTTTACACAAAAAAAATGGGTACTGACATTAAATTAAAAGGTGACAAAGTCATCGAACAAATACCTTCCATCAAGGACAAGGCTCTTCGCATCAACTTAAACGAAAACATTTACGGAACTTTTGCCGAAATTGGTGCCGGACAAGAAACAGTGCGTCACTTTTTTAGAGCTGGAGGCTCCTCTGGAACGATTGCAAAAGCGATGTCCGCTTACGACAAAGACTTTAGTGATGCCGTTTATGGAGATGAAAAGGATGGCCGTTATGTAACTGAAAGTCGCCTTAAGAAAATGCTTTCTCACGAAGTAAGCTTAATAGAACATAGACTAAACCGTGACAAACATCCAAATAAAATGTTCTTTAGCTATGCGAATACTGTTGCTACTATTGATTTTGCTAAACAATTCAAAGGTCACGGCTGGGTAGGTATCAGCTATCAAATAGAACCTGATGAAGCGTATAATGAAATCATACTTCACATTCGTTTTAAGGAAACAGATGTTCGATTGCAACAAGAAACGCTAGGTACTCTGGGCGTAAATTTAATTTATGGTGCCTATTATAAATACAATGACCCTAAAAAATTATTGCGTTATTTGTATGACCATCTGGACAAAGACCAACTAGAAATTGATACTATCAATTTTTCTGGTCCTCGATTTGCAGATGTTGACAACCGCTTAATGAGTTTACAACTCGTTAAAAACGGAATGACAGATGCCGTTATCTTTAATCCTAATGGTAAAAACATACTACCCGCTGCCATCTTATACAAGAAAAACATCCTTGCTTTAAGGGGAAGTTTCCGTCCCGTTACTAAAGTGAATATGGACATGTACAAGAAATCATTGAATATGTTCCTTAAGGAAAAAAAAGTAGACGAAAAAAACACCTTGGTGATTTTTGAAATCACACTTTCTAACTTGCGTTCTGATGGTGAAATTGACGAACGTGACTTTATGGATCGTGCCGAATTGCTTTGCTCCCTAGGACAAACAGTAATGATTTCCAATTTCCAAGAATATTACAAAGTCGTAGAATATTTCTCTAATTATACCAAAGCTCGTATGGGACTTGCTATGGGAGTAAACAATCTAATCGATATTTTTGACGAGAAATACTACCGCCATTTGAGTGGTGGAATTCTCGAGGCCTTCGGGAAATTATTCTTCCGTGATATGAAAGTATTTTTATACCCTATGCTGGATGAAAATGGAGAAATAGGTACATCACAAAACCTAAAAGTACACCCCAGAATGAAAGAACTGTACAAGTTCTTTAAATTCAACGGAAAAGTAATCGATATTGAAGATTATGATCCCGAAAACCTTACTGTTTTTTCTAGAGAAGTTTTAAAAATGATTCACACCGGAAAACCAGGTTGGGAACAAATGTTACCTGAAGGGGTAGCTGAACTAATCAAAAAAGATCATTTATTTGGATATCAATCAAGTAAATTCTTAGAAGAAAACCACTAATAGACTCCTAAAAGCAAGAATATATTAAATTCTTGCTTTTATATTTAGTTACCTTTTTGGATAAAAATTAATTTAAATATCCAAAACCAAAAATAATCGTTCTGAAAACCTACAGCATAACACATTTTTCAATAATTACCATTACCCTATTGATGTCTTCCTTGCACACTCCTGCAATAAGCAAGTCATTTTCTTACGATAGTCGCTCTATAAACACTCTAAACTCAAGCAAATTATTGATTGAATTAGCAGATATTGAAATCGACACCATTTTTAGTACAAAGAGGGACACTATTAAATCCAAGATAAAAAACAAAATCGATCCACTAAAAAGCAATACTGTTGTTACTTACCAAATTCATCATAATGGAAAAATTGAAAAAATAATTCCTAAAAAAATAACTAAAGAATTCAAAAATAAATACAGGTATATTTACTTTGATAAAAAAGGCAAGAAATATAATTTAGGAGATTTTACGATCTACAAAACGCACAAATTTAAAGGTACTGAAGGAGAAACGGTAAATCTTGTCAACCTTGAAGAAGTCCCTAAAACTTATAAAAAAGGAAAACTTCAATATCATTTTAACATCGACTCGCCAAGATCTTATGTCAACGAAAAAACGTTAGCCAGTTTTTTTGGAGCGATGCTAGAGGTCAACTATTTGGACATTGGTTGCAATGGGTTTAGCCACAAAGATGGCTCATCCAAACCTAGTAAAAGTCACATCAATGGTAATAACGGAGATTTTAAGTACCTTAGAAAGAATAAATCTTTAGAATGTGGAGCAGGAACAAGCTTAAACATCAGTAGTTCCCCGGATTCATTAGACTACCCTAGGCAAAATAAATGGAATGATGCCTTATATAAATTTGGATGGAAAAACATGCTAGGTTGGACTTATACAGTCCGAAAAAAGACAAAATACCTCCATCATATTACACACAAGACGACCAATCATCACCACCATCTACATGTTCAAAATTATGAACCTCAATTTAAAGAAATAAAAGAATGAAAAAAATAACCTTCCTTATTTTGATACTAGTATTTTTTTCATGTAAAAAAGATGCTAAAAATCCTGATAGCGTAACCACTAAAGCTATTATTACTGACTCTACTATTTATAGCTCTACGGCTATACAAAACTATTTAAAACTCAATCCTAAGTTTAGCGAATACCAAATAATTGGCCTTCATAACCCCAAAGAATTTACAGTAAAAGAACTCACCTTTCCTGTGAAAGAAAATGACTTTGATTACAATAAATCAGCTGATTTTAAATATTTTATTGCTACCACTTTTGACTTAAACAAAACAAACTACAAAGTAATTACTTATATCTCTTATGGCGAAAATGGATCTAAAGTATTGAACATCCAGTTAAACAGTTATCTGTCTGGAGCTCAGGTTGACGCTTTACTACTCGATTGTAGGTTTACCTTTGAAACTGAATATTACCGTAATTTTTCAATAAATAGCAATGGTACTATTACCTTGAAAAAATCAGCAATAGACAGCCTACTGTTTAACGAAGAGGGTGATATTATTGGTCAAAAAGCCGTAAAAGACACTACTACTGAAGTAGTTCTATACAAAATGAATAGTATGGGACATTTTATAAAATCTTAGCCCTTAATTGACAGTGATACTTCTAAAAAGTCAAAAATAATGAAGTATAAAAAAAGTTCTAAAATCTATTTTAGAACTTTTTTTATACTTCATACGCTACAACACTTATTTCAAAATTTGAGCGGCGTGTTCTTTCGTTTTTACTTTTTCAATAACTTCATCTATTATTCCTCCTTCGTTGATTATAAAAGTAGTTCTATAAATTCCATCATACTCTTTACCCATGAATTTTTTTGGCCCCCAAACTCCAAAAGCCTCAATAACCGATTTCGATTCATCAGCCAACAACGGAAAAGGAAGGTTGTATTTTTCCTTGAATTTAGTTTGCCTACCCGCTGAATCAGGACTTACCCCCAAAAGCGCATAATTATTAGCCTGAAAACGTTCAAAGTTATCTCTTAAGTCGCAAGCTTCTGCCGTACAACCTGGGGTACTAGCTTTTGGATAAAAGAAAACTACCAATTTTTTACCTGCGTAATCAGATAGTGTATGTGTTTTTCCATCTTGATCCATTCCTGAAAAGGCTGGAGCTTTATCTCCTTGTTTTAATGTCGTCATTTTTATGAGTTATGAATTAATGAATTATGAGTTATGAATTATAAGGTATTAGCTATGACTTATAGGTTTTCCAATTCAATTTTGACTTTTGATTTTTGTCTTTCTTCTTTTCTCTTTTACTTTGCCCCAGATGGTAATGAAAAGCCCGGACTGAAAAAACTTATTTTTTTCTTGTTTATAAAGAGCGACCAGCAGGAAGCTCCTTTATAAACTTAGAAAAAAAGTTTTTGAAGGAGGACTTGTAATGGACAGCTGGATTAGGCACAAAGTAAAATTTATATTATTTTTACAAAATATAAATTTACAATAATGAATAAGCAAGAGCGAGTAACATTTGTTATAAATACGTTAAAAGAATTATATCCTACGATTCCTATTCCGTTAGACCATAAAGATCCATATACACTACTGATTGCAGTTTTGCTCTCAGCTCAATGTACAGATGTACGTGTAAACAAAATCACACCTTTATTATTTGCTAAAGCTGATAATCCATATGATATGATTAAAATGACTGTGGAAGAAATTAAGGAAATCATTCGTCCTTGTGGGCTTTCGCCGATGAAATCAAAAGGAATTCATGGATTGTCTCACATTTTGATTGATAAACATAGTGGTGAAGTTCCACAAAGTTTTGAATATCTAGAAGAATTACCTGCCGTAGGGCACAAAACCGCTAGTGTGGTCATGTCACAGGCTTTTGGAGTTCCTGCTTTTCCTGTAGATACCCATATTCATCGATTGATGTACCGCTGGAATTTGACAAACGGAAAGAATGTACAACAAACAGAAAAAGATGCCAAACGAATTTTCCCTGAGGACACTTGGAACGACTTGCATTTGCAAATGATATGGTATGGTAGAGAATATTCTCCTGCACGTGGTTGGCATTTAGAGAAGGACATTATTACCAAAACAATCGGTAGAAAAACAGTACTTGAAAATTATTATAAAAAATAAAGACTCACTTAGTTTAATCATCAAACAAGTGAATATCAATAGTTTAAAGAAAATTAAAATACTTAGTTTGAAATAATTTCAAAATATTTATTGTCAATCTTGATTACATTCATCGCTTTAGAATAATTCAACAAAAAAGAAATGACTTCTTTTTTAGGTTTTATTGCTTTTGGGGCAACATTTTGTTTAGAGTAAATTTTTGCCATATCAGGGTATAATTATTTTATACTAGAACGGAGTATTTATCTAAATATTGTTAATTCGTTAGTACAATTTGATGTTTGTCTATCACTTTTCGCAAATTCATAAGCGCATATCGCATTCTACCTAAAGATGTATTGATACTTACTCCTGTAATTTCGGATATTTCCTTGAAACTCATGTCCTGATACATACGCATCATCAATACCTCTTTTTGATCATCAGGAAGTTCTTCTAGCAACTTACGGACGTCATTTTCTACTTGGTCAGTGATAATTTGTGTTTCAATATTAGGCGATTCATCGGACATAATCGAAAAGATAGAGAAAGCTTCAGTTTCACGAAACATCGGCATTTTTTTATTTCTTCTAAAATGATCGATCATTAAATTGTGAGCAATACGCATCACCCATGGAAGAAATTTACCTTCTTCATTATAGGAATTAGATTTCAATGTTTTTATTACCTTGATGAAAGTATCTTGAAAAATATCATTAGAGATATCCCTATCTGAAATCTTTGAGAAGATAAAACCGTATATTCTGGATTGGTGTCGCTTAATTAATATTTCCAAGGCTTTTTCATTCCCTGTCACATAATCCTTAACCAATAAAGCATCTGAGAGTTCTGTAGTAGCCATAATTTACCTTTTAGTTTTGTTAAAATTTTGGAGTAATTTTTCTAAAAAAGTAATTTTATCAAATAGGCTTTGGTTGTTCAGTGTTAATAGATTTAACAAATTTAACAAATATTAATTTTAATATGCAAATTAATGACAATAAATATTTGTTTCACTCATTAATACCTCCTGAAAAACAATAACATAGGTTGATATTATACCAAAATAAAATACGAACTTCTCGAAAAAATATTTTTCACAGATACAATCCTATGAATACTTTTTATTAGAAGTAAAAAAAAGAGAAACATTCAGATGCTTCTCTTTTTCTTATTTTATTGATAAACCTTGATGTAATCAATTATAAACTCTTGAGGAAAAATCATATCATTGACTTTTGGACCTCCAAAGTCACCTCCTATTGCCATATTGACTAAAAAAAAGAAAGGTTGGTTATAAGGCCAAATATCCTCGGTTTTGGTCACTGGACTAAAGGTGTAAACCAATTTATTGTCTACAAAAAAATCGATTTTATCCTTTGTCCAATCTATGGCATACAGATGAAAACCTTGTTCGATAGTTTCAATTTTTGTTTTCTTGGTGTTAATCGTATTTCCGTGACTGTCTTGAGTATGTAATGACGTAAAAACAACATGAGGTTCTTTACCTACATATTCAAGTATATCAATTTCTCCACATTTGGGCCAACCTACTTTGTCAATATTTGCCCCGAGCATCCAGAAAGCAGGCCAAACACCATAACCAACAGGTAATTTAGCTTTAGTTTCAAAATAGCCATATTGAAATTCTTTTTTCCCTTTTGTGTTGATTCGGGTAGAAGTGTATTTGTCAGCTTCTTTTTTGGCGGTAATAACCAATTTACCATCTATTAATTGATGATTGTCATTGGTGTACAACTGGCGTTCATTATTGCCCCAACCACAGTTGGGGCATCCATCTCCTAGTTCAACGTTCCAATTATTTTTGTTTAATTCTTTTCCCTTAAACTGTTCTTCCCATACTAATTTCTTTCCTTTTGGTTGTGCAAAAGAAAGCGTACTAATGAGTAGTAATACTAAAAATTTATGCATCTTTTAGTTATTTTGATATTGAAAATCAGCTGTCAAAGTCTTGTCCGAACTTCCACCAACAAAAACTTTGAAATCTCCAGCTTCGGCTTCCCATTTAGAATTAGCTGTGAAAAATTCAATCGTTTTTTTATTGATTATAAAAGTCACTTTTTTAGATTCATTAGGTTGTAATTCAATCATTTCAAATCCTTTTAGCTCTTTTACGGGACGAGTTATAGAGGCAAATAAATCTCTAACATACAACTGAACGACTTCTTTACCTGCATATTTTCCTGTATTCTTTAGGGTTACAGAAACTTCAATTTGCCCATTGTCTGCAAATGATTTTTGGTTTAAAACCAAGTTCGAATATTCGAATTTAGTATAGCTTAATCCATATCCAAAAGGATACAAAGGCGTGTTTTTTTCATCACTATAATGGGACCAAAAAACACTTTCTGGCTCATTCATCTCTGGACGACCCGTATTTTTGTAATTGTAATAAATAGGTACTTGACCTACATTTCTAGGGAATGTCATTGGTAATTTCCCACTTGGATTATAATCGCCATACAATACTTGCGCAATGGCATTACCACTTTGTGTTCCTAGTTGCCAAGCTTCAACAATCGCTGGAATATGAGCATCGGCCCAAGGAATTGCGAGAGGTCTTCCGTTGTTTAAAACCAAAACAATATTTGGATTCACTTTATACACTTCTTCCAATAATTCTTGTTGTACTCCAGGCAAACCAATATCTGTTCTACTCCTACCCTCACCAGATTGTAAACCGTGCTCTCCTAAGGACATAATCACTACATCAGCTCCTTTGGCAGCTTTGATTGCTTCAGCAAAACCACTTTTGTCGGTAGTATTAATTTTGGTTTCCCAAACAAATTGTGTACGCCCTACAGAAACATCAGCTCCTTTTACATAAGACAGGTTATTTCCTTTATATTTTTGCAATCCTTCCAACAATGAAACTGCAGTTTCATCATCAGCGGCAATACGCCAGCTACCTAAAGGACTCGTTTTATCATTGGCCAAAGCACCAATAACAACAATTTTTTGTCCTGATTTTTTAAGTGGCAAAAGCTCTCTTTCATTTTTCAACAATACGATTGATTTTTTGGCCATTTCCAAAACGGCTTCCTGAAACGCTGGTTTTCCTACTGTTTCTTTCTCATAGTTTTCGTCGCAGTACAAATAAGGATTATCAAATAGACCTAGTTCAAATTTTACTTTCAAAATTCTTCTAGCAGCATCATCAATCAAGCTTTCTTTGACCTTTCCTTCTTTAACCAATTCGGATAAATGAGCAACATAAGCACTGGATTCCATATCCATGTCTGAACCTGCATTGATCGCAATTTCGGCAGCATGTTTATTGTCTTTTGCATAACCATGTGCAATCATTTCGTTAATTGAACCCCAATCAGAAACTACAAAACCATCAAATTTCCATTCGTCTTTTAAGATTTGTCTTTGCAAGTATTTGTTTCCGGTTGCTGGAATTCCGTTCAGTTCATTAAAAGAATTCATAAACGTGCGCACACCTGCATCCAAAGCAGCTTTAAACGGAGGGAAAACAATATTTTGCAAAGTAGATTCCCCTACATCAACGGTATTATAATCACGCCCTGATTCGGCAAAAGCATACCCTGCAAAATGTTTGGCGCAAGCCAAAATAGTATTTTTTGCTTTTAAATTATCGCCTTGAAAACCTTGTACACGAGCAATTGCGATTTGACTACCTAGATAAGGATCTTCTCCGGCTCCTTCCATCACACGGCCCCAACGGGCATCACGAGCAATATCTACCATGGGTGCAAATGTCCAGTTGAGTCCAACTGAAGCAGCTTCTTCAGCCGCCACAGCTGCAGATTTTTTGATTTCAATCATATCCCAACTCGCCGCTTCGGCTAATGGAATGGGGCTTATCGTTTTATACCCATGAATAACGTCAAACCCAAAGAGTAATGGGATTCCCATACGGGTTTCTTCCACCGCAATTTTTTGCAATGCTCTAACGTCTTTTACACCTTTAACATTTAACATCGAACCTACCAATCCGTTTTTTAAATCGGCATATTTTTTAGCAGCTTGTCCTTCCTTTGGAGTTGGTCCGGTAATTTCCCAAAAACCATTGTATTGATTGAGTTGTCCTATTTTCTCTTCTAATGTCATCAACTTCAAAACTGAATCTACTTTGGTCTCCAAACTATTCATTGGAGAAAAAGCAACTTTTGGCTGAATGATTTTTTGGCTACAACTGATTACAACAATAGTAGAAAAGACAAATGATACTATTTTTAATTTTCTCATTTTCTATTTTTTTAATTTAAAAGGCCGAAATAAATCCGACCTTTTGATTTCATTTTTAATTCGATTATTGATACACTCTTACATAATCAATCTCCATAGAAGATTGAGTGAAAGCAGTATCAATAGTACCACCAAAACTTCCTCCCATGGCTACATTTAGAATCATAAAAAAGTCTTTATTGAATGGTAAGCTATTGTTATTTGCAACGGTATGAAACAACACATCATCTACATAAATTTTTACTGATGCTGGACTCCAAATGGTTTTATACACATGAAATTCAGTCGAAGCATTTGCAATAGTCGTTGTTTTACCATTACCATTCCCTCCAGAATTCCCTGGATAATGTAAGGTTCCGTGAATAACATTTTGTTCATTTCCTTTGTGTTCCATTATATCAATTTCTCCACAACCTGGCCATGTATTGGTTGCATAATCTGAACCTAACATCCAGATTGCTGGCCAAGTACCTCCACCAGAAGGTAATTTAGCTCTTACCTCTACTTTACCATAAGTGAACTTGTATTTTCCTTCGGATTTTAAACGAGCCGAAGTATAATCACTACCTGATTTTTTGGCAGTAATTTTTAAATTTCCACCAGAAACAACCACATTCTCTGAATTACTAGTATACGTTTGTTTTTCGTTGTTTCCCCAACCATTATTACCTGTTCCTAAATCATAGGTCCATTTTGCAGTATCTGGAGCACCATCAGTATTGAACTCGTCAGACCATACTAAATTAGTGTAATCAACAGCAGCCACAACTTGT from Flavobacterium ovatum carries:
- the bglX gene encoding beta-glucosidase BglX, with amino-acid sequence MRKLKIVSFVFSTIVVISCSQKIIQPKVAFSPMNSLETKVDSVLKLMTLEEKIGQLNQYNGFWEITGPTPKEGQAAKKYADLKNGLVGSMLNVKGVKDVRALQKIAVEETRMGIPLLFGFDVIHGYKTISPIPLAEAASWDMIEIKKSAAVAAEEAASVGLNWTFAPMVDIARDARWGRVMEGAGEDPYLGSQIAIARVQGFQGDNLKAKNTILACAKHFAGYAFAESGRDYNTVDVGESTLQNIVFPPFKAALDAGVRTFMNSFNELNGIPATGNKYLQRQILKDEWKFDGFVVSDWGSINEMIAHGYAKDNKHAAEIAINAGSDMDMESSAYVAHLSELVKEGKVKESLIDDAARRILKVKFELGLFDNPYLYCDENYEKETVGKPAFQEAVLEMAKKSIVLLKNERELLPLKKSGQKIVVIGALANDKTSPLGSWRIAADDETAVSLLEGLQKYKGNNLSYVKGADVSVGRTQFVWETKINTTDKSGFAEAIKAAKGADVVIMSLGEHGLQSGEGRSRTDIGLPGVQQELLEEVYKVNPNIVLVLNNGRPLAIPWADAHIPAIVEAWQLGTQSGNAIAQVLYGDYNPSGKLPMTFPRNVGQVPIYYNYKNTGRPEMNEPESVFWSHYSDEKNTPLYPFGYGLSYTKFEYSNLVLNQKSFADNGQIEVSVTLKNTGKYAGKEVVQLYVRDLFASITRPVKELKGFEMIELQPNESKKVTFIINKKTIEFFTANSKWEAEAGDFKVFVGGSSDKTLTADFQYQNN
- a CDS encoding glycoside hydrolase family 16 protein, whose amino-acid sequence is MHKFLVLLLISTLSFAQPKGKKLVWEEQFKGKELNKNNWNVELGDGCPNCGWGNNERQLYTNDNHQLIDGKLVITAKKEADKYTSTRINTKGKKEFQYGYFETKAKLPVGYGVWPAFWMLGANIDKVGWPKCGEIDILEYVGKEPHVVFTSLHTQDSHGNTINTKKTKIETIEQGFHLYAIDWTKDKIDFFVDNKLVYTFSPVTKTEDIWPYNQPFFFLVNMAIGGDFGGPKVNDMIFPQEFIIDYIKVYQ